One Mercurialis annua linkage group LG3, ddMerAnnu1.2, whole genome shotgun sequence DNA window includes the following coding sequences:
- the LOC126672385 gene encoding uncharacterized protein LOC126672385: MEVFGDHNKIIKEFAENILAKDLAIESGFQSDEDMAETARLKVDLWRVEKRLESIWIQKSRLKWNVEGDKNTKFFHIMASSYYRNNHISSFLWMELWEAGVKFDIDGLDFDQITELQAASLIKPFQAPEGPDGFNFYFNHRALPMMKDVIVDFFAKFHKFSTLTKGIISSVMVLVPKMARSSNIKDLSPY; the protein is encoded by the exons ATGGAAGTTTTTGGGGACCACAACAAAATAATCAAGGAGTTTGCAGAGAACATTTTAGCTAAAGATTTAGCTATTGAATCGGGTTTCCAATCTGATGAAGACATGGCCGAAACTGCTAGACTTAAAGTAGATTTATGGAGAGTGGAAAAGCGCTTGGAATCCATCTGGATACAAAAATCTAGACTCAAATGGAATGTTGAGGGtgataaaaatactaaattctTCCACATTATGGCCTCCTCTTATTATAGAAATAATCATATTTCCTCATTCTTGTGGATGGAACT CTGGGAAGCAGGGGTTAAGTTTGATATTGACGGCCTTGATTTTGATCAGATTACAGAATTGCAGGCTGCCTCCTTGATTAAACCTTTTCAG GCACCAGAGGGTCCAGACGggttcaatttttatttcaatcatAGAGCTTTACCAATGATGAAGGATGttattgttgatttttttgcgaaatttcataaatttagtACCTTAACTAAAGGTATTATTTCTTCTGTTATGGTTCTGGTTCCGAAAATGGCACGGTCATCCAACATAAAAGATTTATCGCCCTATTAG